Below is a window of Phenylobacterium koreense DNA.
CGCTTGCCGTTGCAGCCTCAATCTGACTTTTGAGCCTCCGTCCTGGAGTACCTCATGCTTTTCCGCCGCGCCGCCGCCCTTGCGGTCGGCCTCCTCGCCCTCCTCCTCTGCACGCCGGTCAATGCTGCCGAGTTAGGTTTTAGGGATTTGCTGCGCAATCCTGGCACACCGCTGGCGGGCGCATCGGACGCCGACGTCATCATCGTCATGTATGCCGATTACAACTGCGGCTACTGCAAGCGCATGGAGCCGGTCCTAGCCGCTGCGCTGAAGACGGACAACCACCCTCCTGAACGCTCCCAACGTTTGCACGTGACAGGAACTCCCCAACACTGGCCGCAGTCGCGATTGCGCCAGCAGGAGCCATTGGGATCGAGGCGCGAAGCAGACTCCTCTGTGGGTCCGCTTCCCGGGACATCGCGATCGCGCCGATCCGCCCTTAGGGGACATAGGAAAGACCCGCTTGCGGAAGCTTCAGGCCTTGCCCGATGTGCGACCTTCAGAAAGTCTGCTCAGCCGTGATCGGTGCTGATTTTTGGCCGGCGCTCGAATGGATCATTCCGGTCAACTGACGGAGATGTTTCCGCAACGCGCACCAAGCGGTCTTCAAAGGTGATACCGCTCGCCCCTTGTTGTGACGCTGCGCTACTCCACGGCGCCGCCAGCCAACCAATCTTCACTACCATGGCGGATGCGCTGGACGAGAATGTCCGCGCCATCGGGGCGGTAAAAAATCATATAGGCTTTGTAAGGGGGCCGCGCGTTATTGGTCCCAATTCGGGCCTCGCTCTCGCCGCGTGCGGGTACTCTGCGAGGAATGCCAGCACGTCGATGAGTCCGGTATAGTAGCGCCTAGCCTGTTCGACTCCGAACGCCTCGATCCCATACGCCGTCATGGCCTCAAGGTCCTCGGCGGCTTTCCGGCTAAATCTATAAGTCACGTTTGCGCGTATCGGCGCGCTTGAGCGCGTTCGCCCAGATGTCATCTGCGGACAGCGCGCTAACGCCGCTGGCCTCGCCCTCTTCAATGAGTAGACGCAGCGCCGCGACTTTTCCTTCCCGCTCCTGATCCTTGCGGATCAGATCGCGCACATAGTCACTGGCGTTGCTGTAACGGCCCGTTTCCGCGCGGCCTTCCACCCAGTCCTTCATCGCGTCTGGCAGCGAAACATTCATGGTCGCCATATGGCACCTCCAGCCTCAATACTCCCTAATGATGGCAAAGATTGTCAATATTTGCCATCTTCCCCGGTGCTTCAACGAGGGCTAAGCACGTCGCCTGGAGTCCGCTCATCGGCTCGCGCCGCCGTTCAACGGGAATGACCGCCTGGTGCCAGTTGGTGACATTGGCAGCGGGGCTGAAAGCGGACTCGCTTGAACGTCCGCTAGCGGGAACGTCGTCTTCTACCAGATCCTACCCGTGGCGGAAGTTGAGCAGATGCGCGAGGGTGTCGGCATGAAAGGCTACTTGCTTCTTGGTCGGATCATCCTTGCTGCTGGGCTTGCGCAGGTCGCTGCCGAAGCCTTAGCTCAGCCCGCAGATCGAGCCATGGAAGAGCCGAAGATAGTCCTGAACGTCACCGCCAACCCATCGGACTGCAACCTTCAGTCGGCTTCTCGCGTCAAGCTCGAGAGCCTCACAAGGGGCGGGGAAAAGTGGATCGGAAGGTGCGTGAAAGTTGACGGGGTTTGGTCGGGACGCGCGCTTTTCCTGAACGCAGGCGATCTCAATCGTGCCAGATATCCGCAGTCCGACGACAAGCTTGGCCCTCGTCGCGTCGGCCTCTACCTGCCAGATGAGTTGCTGGAGAGCGCGCCCGCCCATGGTCGAAGCGCGACGGCAGTTGGGGTGGTAGGCGACTGCGAGACGCTGTCGCGCGGTGCGCTGATGGTCATGGGGTACTGTCACTACACCGACGGTCCGTACATCGCAGTCTCGGAGATGCGGAAGTAGGCGAGCTGGTAACGCACGGCCTCTCAACTTGGCGGACGCCTAGCGCGACCGCTCCCTCGCAGTCATTGGCAAACCTCACGTGTCAGGTGGCGAATGCGCCAGAAACGGAAGTTGGGCCACAGCCGAGAAGCAGACACTAGATGAGGTCCGCTCGCGGGAAGGTCGACCGGATCCGCCCCTGAGGCGACAATGGCAGGGGCCGCTTGCGGCCAGTCATCGCGCGGCTAAGCTCCGCGCATGAACGAAGCTGACAAACAGCGCACGGCCGATTTGCTTCGGAAGAACCGCCGCAAAGGGCTCGTACCTGGCATCGTCCACAAATGGGCTACGCGAGGAGTTTCGGCTTCACCGCTTTCGGACGAGCGTCAGCACGAGTTGCTCACCCAGCTAAGAACTTGGGGTCACTCGGAGTACCGCCCGATCACCGATTTCCGAAGCGTCATTCTTGAATTTCTCGATGACCTATCCGTCGTCGTAGTGATCGATTTCGACGTCAACGAAGAGCCAGCGCTGCTTGTGCCCCCCCGGTCGCTGTCGGCATCGGAGAAGGATTTGCGGGCGGTTTATCCAGACGGCTTTGTGCTCATCCGCGACGAGGCCGCGCTGAGCATTGATTTTGAAGAAGAGGTGGGGCGGGTCAACGTCAGCTACGCGGCCGCCGGCGGATTTCCGCCTCCCACCGGAAAGTGATGTCCAACCGGTCAGCTATCGGGTCGGAGGCCTGACGGTCGGTGAATGACGGTCTGGCGCCACAGGGAGACCAAAGCTCCTGAGCCCAAAGCGGACTCTGGTGGTCATCCGCTTGCGAGAACATCGCCTTCGACCGAATCCGCCCCATGTCGGACATTCAGCTTGTCCGCTTCGCTGTCGCCGTTAAGCCGGCGCTGTCCACCAGGTCGAGGCTAGCGACAGATTCTGAGGCCCCAGGAACGCCTTTCCTCAACCTTGAAGCCGCACGCGCATCCGACAGCGAGCGACGACCATGATAGGCTGACGGCGCTATGAGCAAGCCTTGGCGGCCCTCCCACATGGTCGACTGGACGTTAGCGTTCCCGGCGGAGGCGCACGATGGCTTGGAGCATGTGCTGACGCCGATCTTCAGCAAGCTCACCCCAGTTGCGGATCACCTCGGCAAGCGATGCCGCGTCGACGAACCCGGCCTGAAGCGCAGCGCTTACCCAATCATGGTCCTTCTCGCGCCCAGCATAGAGCTTGGACGCAGCGATGTCTTGGGGATGAGGTACGATGGCGGTGACGCCATTCGTTGCGTTTGAGCGATATTTCTTACTCCGCGCCCGCCATTCCGGCGGAAGGACCGCTGTCTGGGGCCCGACACCGTCCACGTAATAGCCATGGGTGTCGTCAAAGTTCGAGAGCTGCCCTATGTCCTCAAGGCGGTCGGCGATTTCCTCCGCTTCCTCGTCGCTTACGTCGGCCGCATATAGATCGGCCTCGCGGCTGAGCATCATCGGCGAAGGCACCTTGTCGTGCCACGCGAAGATCGCGTTCGAACCGACCAACACGAACTCGGTGTGACCGGTCAGGTCACCCGCGGCCCGCAATATGTGATCAAGGTCTTGACGCTTCATCAGGCGGCCCGATCGAGCAGGCCACGAACCTCCTCAGCAGGAATAACGGTGAATACCGGCGCTGTTTCACGCAGATAGGCGCCGCGTTCATCGTCGGATAGGAGATCGCTAATGAGGACAATGATGGGCAACTGCATTGCGTTGCTCCAGAGATCGTAGATGCGGCGCTGCTGCGGGTCGGTCGCAACGAAGCGTTCCAGGAACGACTGGCCTTTCGAAATCAGGCCTGGGTCATCCAATAGGCGCTTTGCCAGAAGGACCGCGCGCGCATAGCTGCGAAGTTCCGACCTGTCTCGGAAGTCGTGCTTAGGCGTGGGAACACCCTGGAGCCCCGCCATCTGAGCAAGATCTGTCGAATGGGTCCACATGCGAGCACCATAGCATGAACTGATGAACGCCCTCTATTGCAGCGCATAGACCATCGACGGGGCGCCGACCGCACAAGCTTGGTTCCGGGGAACAGATGCAAGAAAACCGCCGTCACGCCGGCGATGCCCTAGACTTTCCGTTCAGCGCCATTCCGCTTGCCGCAGACGGTAGGGTCCGCTTCGTGACGCGTCTCTCCATAGCCGGGCGGGCCGCTAGCACACCCCGCCAACAGCGCGATCGTCAGAAAAGCGGCTGGAAGGTGCTTCATAAGGCCAAGCTAAACCCGGCGAGCTCCGCCTTCCACCCCGCACAGTCGTTCGTGGGGTCCGCTTCCGGGACCCGTGCCCGACGCGGCGCAGGATGTCGGTTCGGCGCCAGCAGCGGAAATTGACGCGAGGCCGAGAAGCGGGCTCTGGCTGAGGTCCGCTATTTGGCACCTACTTCTCGGCCATTACCGACCCCTAGCGGACGATCGGCTCGATCAAGACGGGCCAGTTGCGCGTATAGCGCTACTGGCCCGAGCACGGCGATCGCGCCCGGCCGTCGTGCGTGCCAAGCGGCCGTGCTGGCGCGTCATGCCAAGCATATGGACTGTCTCGCTCGACCTCAGGATTCAGAGGATACCGACCACGGTTCTCGGGTTTCCGCTTTTCCCCGACAACTATGAGTCTGACTTCCTCCTCGGTGTTATTCAGGAAGGTGTGGCAGATACCTGTGCCCGCCGGGAATGCGACGCTGTCACCCGGCATCAGCGGGTGGAGTTCCCCGTCGATCCAAGCATCCGGTCGTCCCTGCACGACAAAGACGAACTCTTCCTCGGCGCTCTCGGCGTGAGGATACGAGGTACGCCGGCCGGGCGGAAGTCGAACGTGATGTATGCCAATGCGTGTCAGGCCAAGTCGGCGGCCGAGTGAAGCGTCCAAACCCATCGGCTCTTCGCTGCCCTGGTATCTATGCGGCTCAGGTGACTCCAACTCGGACCAATGAGCTATGAAGGGCGGGCGTGCTGTCACTTGGTTTCCCCAAGAATCAAAGCGCAGGCATTGCGGACGGAGGCTAGGCTGCCCGGCATTGACGCTATCTTGTTCGATGCCGATGGCGTCTTTCAACGCCCTCCGATCGATCTCGCCAATCAACTTGCACACGCATTAGGTGTTGCGCCGCACCACGCAGACACGTTCATCCTGGAATTGTTTGCGGCGGAAGCCATGGCGCTGACCGGTGAGAATGACGTCCTTGCTTGTGCCGAACCTGTCCTCACGCGTTGGTCGATTGAAGGTGGAATAGAGCCTTTCAACCACCTTTGGCATCAGATCGATGTCCATTCCGAGGTGCTTGACGTGGTCGAGGATTTACGAGCGACTGGGCAATATTGCGCTATCGCATCTAATCAACAGGCCCGAAGAGCAAGGGCTATGTCCGTCGGACTCTCCTACCGCGAGAAGTTCGATGCCGAGTTCTACTCCTGCGATCTCGGCCTCAAAAAGCCGATGGGAGCTTACTTTCATCGCGTCGTTGAACGGTGTGGGTTCGAGCCTTCCCGCATGCTGTTCGTAGACGACCGCGCTGCCAATTTGGCTGCAGCAAGCGCCCTCGGGATTCACACGCTACACTTCGTGGCAGAGGAGCACGCGGAAAAAGGCAATGCACTAAGGGCTATGATTAGGGCTTTCGAGGAGTCCCTCTAGGTCCGCGTTCCAACCCCCAGAGCCATTCGGTGTGTCCGCTTCGCCGCAGGACGCCTAGTCCGCGCCGAAGCGACCGCTCGGCGCCAGTTGGAGACATAGGCCGCGGGGCTGAAAGCGGACTCCCTTGAAGGTCTGCTAGCAGGAGAGTCGCGATCAACCGGATCCGACCCGTAGGCGACGTTGCGTGGGTCTGTTTTCAGGTATGCACTGGCGCGGGACCGGCTTTAGGAAAGCCAAACACCCATCAAGGATGCCCCCGTCCAGCTCCCTTCGAGATCGCGTCGGAGAAGTAGCAGGTAGCCGTAACCTGCACGCGATCCCGAGAGCGTCGAAACATAGACCTCCGATACCGCGTCATGCCAGGAGTCTGAGCTGCTTCGCGCCTCTGTGCAGCCTCTGGAGCCAGGTTTGGCGACCCGCTGGTATCTGTGCAATCTCCCGCCATGAGCGAGGTTACGGTCAATTTCATAGCGTTCGACGAGGCGCTCGACGCATGCCTCATGGTGCTTGTCGAAGAAGCTTGGACCGGGCCGGTCGAGGTGCATCTACGGGAGCTTCAGGATCGCCGTCCATGTCCCAGCAATCCGCGACTGCATCCGCGCCTCCTAGTCAATGCGGCGAACGCGGACGGCACGGCGCATGCCATCGACGTACATCGCGTCGCCGTCCAGAATCGCCTGCGGCCGGTAGGCGTAACGGTATTCGTAGTAGTACTCCGCCTGCCGCCACACAGATCCATCGGTAAGCCGGACGATCGTGTCGCCGTCCCACCCTTCCCATTCATCTTCGATCTGCTTGCGCATCGAATGAGTCCGCCGAGTTCTTAGGAGTTATCCGTGTCGCGGCCATCCGGCTCGGACGCCACGCCCTTGAACTTGCCCGGGCTCTGCTTGACCTCCATAAAGGTGCCCGTTCGCTCGTCGCGCTTCTGATAGAGGCCATCGGCCCGCTGGAACTGCGTCCGGCCTGTCACCGACCCGCGACGGAAACCATCACCCGTATTCTTCGCCATGGCGGCGATCCTTTCGTATTTGCCACGACCCGCTGGCCGCCTGGAAAGGTCTACCCCCTGAGGGTGTCAGAATCGGTCGTGGTCATCTGCCAAGGCGGCCATAGGCGTCCAAAGCGCAGAGCGCGTTTACCAGGGTCATCTCTTCGATCGTCCGGCACGGGGTCTCGAGCAGCGCCGGACTGGCGAAGACGATCGCCGCGGCTTGCGCCCGCGACACCGCCACATTGATGCGGTTCAATGAGAACAGGAAGGCGATGTCCCGCGGCAGTTCCTCGCCGCTTGAGGTGGTCATCGACACGAGGCAGACAAGCGCTTCTTGGCCCTGAAAGCGGTCGACCGTACCCACCCGCACCGCGGCCGGCAGCGCCGCCCGCAATGCGTTCACCTGGGCGTTGTACGGCGCGACCACGAGGATGTCTTCCAATCCGACACGCCGCGATGCGCCCTCACGATTTCGATAGTTCGCCGTCGTTAGATGTCCCACCGCCTCGACAATCGCCGCCACCTCCTCGGAGCTCGTCTGGGCGCGGCCCACGTGCGACACGGGCTGCAGGCGCGCGCCGAGCAGATCCGCCGGGCCGCTGGCCAGCGACTGGGCGCTCGCGCCGTCGTCGCTCTCCAGTTGTCCCTGATAGACCGTCTCGGAGATGAAACGACACACTCGAGGATGCATCCGGCGGCTAACCGGCATGAAGATTCCACGGTCGGCCGGCACGACACGATGGTCGCCTATCAGATATTCGAGGCAGGACTGTCCACTCTGACCGGGATGTACGCCTTGCAGCGGCTGCGGCAACTGCATCGGGTCGCCAACCAGGACGATGCTGCGCGCGCAGCGGGCCATAGCCAGCAGATTGGCCAAGGAGACCTGTCCGGCCTCATCCACCACCAGCACATCGAACGCCGGCTCGGCGTATCGCGCGAAATGCCAGGCGGTGGCGCCGACAACCTGGGCCTGGCCGATCTCCGGCGCATCGTTGTCGCTGACCAGTACGATCCCGCCATCGGTTTCGTCGTCGCCGTCGTCAGACGCCTTCTGAACTAGCCGAACGGACACACCCACGTCGCGCGCCCTGGCGACCGTCGCCTTAAGGAGATTGCCGATCGCCTTGTGGCTATTCGACGCGACGGCGATCCGACGCCCTTCGCGGACGAGGTCGACGATCGCCAGCGCGCTCACGTAGGTCTTCCCAGTGCCGGGCGGTCCCTGGATCGCGATGACCGATGAGTTGAGGTCGCAGACGGCGCGGCTGACTTCCGAGGGCAGGTCGACACCGGGCGTCGCGATTCCTCCGGGTCGCGGGCCGTCGACGAACCTCGGGGGACGCCGCGCCAAGAGATCTTCCACCGCGCGTAGCGTGCCTGGCGCGTTGACCAACGCCGTGCCCACCGCCGCGATCGCATTGCGTAGCACGGCGTTCTGGATCGGCATCGGCGGAATGAGGTCCAGCCGATCCGGCAACGCCCCCTTCTCGAGCGTGCGGCGCAGGCGGACCGTGCGGGCGACGGGATCGAGCTCGCGAAGATCAACCGACGCTGGCTGGGCCGCCGGCCTGACACACGGCTTCTTCCCAGCCCTAAGCTTAGTCTCCTGGGCCGGATAACTGTAGATGCGCTCGTAGGACTTGGCGTTGACCTTCTCCGCCGGCCCAAGCGCCTCGAGACCGACGAGGCAATCGAGGTCGTCAATCAGGTCCTCTCCCTCGCCGGACAGCCGATCAAAGATCGACCACCACGCCGGCTTGTCCTCGCGCTTGTGGAATCCATGCAGGTCGGCGACCAGTTCGCCGACTTCGGGTCCGAGCCGCGCTGCAAGCGGTGCCAGACGGAGGCGCAGGGCAGCCTCCTCAGCGTCTTCCTCGGCGACATTGGCCAGGGCGCCGGCCCCAGGCGCGGCTGCAGGGGCTCGCCATGCCATCTTCGGCGGCCTGACTGAGGCGACCAGCCAGTCACGCAGCAGCTGCGTAGATCGGCAATCGGTCTCGTTATAAGCGCGGATTTCCTCAAGCAGTTCGGGCGCTCGCGTCTCCCGCCAGCGCTCGTAAACAACGACGCTCGCGCCAGCGGTCGCCACCTCGCCAGCCCGCTTCTCCATGTAGAAGACTTCTAGGTCCTTGATCGAATAGCCTGGCTCGGACGCGACCATCCCGCCCGACACGACGCGGAACAGATCGACGAACCGGCCCTCACGCTGGAGCTGGTCCATCGCCGCCTCGCCGACCCGATGGGCCGCCGTAAGGCGGCGCAGGGCGGCCAGTTCGTAGTTGGCGTAGTGATAGACATGTGCGCCGGGATAGACGCGCAGACGATCAACGATGAACGCGATAAGGCCCGCCACAGCCTCCCCCTCGGCCTGCCGGTCGTGCGCCCAGAACGCCTGGAAGCGCCATGCGCCGCCGTCGTGGATCCACACGCCGTGGAGATACTCAAGGCCGCCTGGAAAATACGGGTCCCCCTCAATGTCGTAGAAGATGTCGCCCGCGTTCGGCTCCGGCAGCAGTGATAGCCCCTTCCCCAGCTCCGGAGGCCTCAGCTCGAAGCTGGGCCCGCCGCCAGCACGGCGCGCCGCTTGCAGTCGCGCCTGAACCTGAAGGCGCGACTGGGTTTCCGCCGCCAGGTGCGGCACGCGCGCGTCGTGCGCCGCCAGCGCGCCCAGCGTCGCGACGCCTACCGCCTCGAGCTTCTGCACTTGGCTGCGGCTGATCCCGGCGACCAGGTTCAAGCTGTCGGCGGCTTCCCATTCGCCCTGGCAATGGGAGCGCCACCGGCACAGACCGCAGGCGGAAACCGGAACAGGCCGCGTCTCGGGGCGCGCCTCCAGAAACGCTTCAAGCCTTCCGCGGGCATGCCGGGCATACGCCGAAACGTCGGACATCCGAATACTGGCGCGCGCGCCGTCGCCGAGTTCCAGATGCGCAAATTCCGGTGCCACGCCCTGCGTCTCGGCCAGGAGATCCGAGTAGAGCGCCAGCTGCAGTACATGCTTCGGGTCCGGCGAGCGTTTCAGCTTCGTATCGACCACCTCATACGAGAATGGCCCCAGCCGCGATGGCGTCTCCACCCGCTCGAGGAAATCGGAATAACCGCCCCAGGCGCCGCCAAGAAAGGCACCCTGGAAGATCACATTCGCGCCGGTCGCCAGCGCCTCACGCGTCGCCGCTACAGACGCCTCCAGGGCAAGCCCCTCCTTGGCGATCTCGGCCACCCTCTGACCTTCCGCCTTAAGCTTAGCGAGAAACGCGGCCTCATGGGCGTCGCCTTGCTTCTGGAGCAACTCGGCCTCATCGCCGTCGGCGTCGGGCTTCAGGTCTCCAACCTCGAGGCGTCGCAGGTCCAGGGCGGTCGCATGCGCGCAGCCCTTGAAGCGCATCAGGTCCGACGCCGACAGGCGCAGCACGCCTTCGATCCGTTGCATGTCACATCCCTCAGCTTTTTAAGCTATACTATGGCGGGAGTGACAAAAGCTGTCATGCGGAGGTTGCGTTTGTCGTTTGCGAAGGCCCAACAGCTCATCCAACTTGCCTGCCTCGCCTCGCGCCGCCGCGGCGTGTCCCTCGCAGAAATCTGTGAGGAGTTCGGCTGCGCGCACCGGACAGCCCAGCGTATGACAGTGGCGCTTGAGAGCGCCTTTCCGGCGACCGAGCAGCGACCGGACGAAGACCGTCGCATGCGATGGATTCTGCCGCAGCGTCCCGACATGCAGCTGCTCAGCGCCTCGGCCGACGAACTCGTCGCTCTTTCGGCCGGCGTCGCGGCGCTGAAGCGCGAGAACATGGCCTCCGAGGCCGACCTCGTCCGGCGTCTGGAGGCCAAGGTCCGCGCTCTGATCCCTGCGGAGCAGGAGATGCGTCTTGACGTCGACGAGGAAGCCCTAATGGAGGCGCTCGGCCACGCCGTGCGTCCGGGGCCCCGGCTTGTCGAGAACGCGGTGGTCGATTCAGCGATCTTCGAAGCGTTGAAGGGGCCCTACCGCCTGCGGGTCGTCTATCGAGGTCATCGCGACAACATTAGCCGCGAGCGGCTGCTCGCTCCGCATGGCCTGCTCCTGGGCGCGCGCCGCTACCTCGTGGCGCTGGACGTGCAGAAGCCCGGGTCGGCGATGCGGCACTTCCGCGTAGAGGATATCGAGCAGGCCGAGGTCCTGGCGGAGAGCTTTGAGCTCGAGCACGGATTCAATATTCGCGATCACGCCCGGCTCGGGTTCGCGTCCTTTGTGAACGAGGAGCAGCTGACCGAGGTTATCTGGCGCTTCCGCGACCACGCCGCTGAGCACGCCCGGCGCTTCAACTTCCACCCGACGCAGATCCTCGAAGATGCCGAGGATGGGGGCCTCATCGTCCGCTTCACGGCCTGCGGCCTGCTGGAAATGTGCTGGCACCTTTACACCTGGGGCGATGCGGTCGAGGTGATCGCACCGGACAGCCTGCGCAAGATGGTCGAAGGTCATCGCCGCAACGACTTCCCCGCCCTGCCTTAACCAGACGCCGTCGCGGCTGGAAAGCTAGACCCTCCAGCCGCTTTCGCGCCCACGGCTAGCAGTCCGGCAGGTCGTCAAGGTTGTTCTTCGTCGAGCCGTCACGCTGCGTGCGCAGGTACTTGCCGGTCGCGCCTTTGACGACCTTGATCGGCGTCTCCTGGCCATCGGTCCACTTCACGAAGTACTCGTGAATCTTGTTCTCGATGTCCGAGATCGCATCGGCCTTCTTGCGCGGCGACCACGCTTCCGCCCCGTTGCAGAGTTTGGTGATGTCGCCGTCTTTGTCCTTGCCCGACTTGTTCACATAACGCTTAGCCATTCGACTTACCTCAAAGGTTGGAGTTGACGTTCCAATCCTGAGGCTCGTGCCTGTCAAAAGCTGTCAGGGAACAAACAGGGTCTTTGTTGCTCCGCCCGCATCCCGCTTCGTCCTAGCGCGATGACACCCCTTGAGCCTGAGGTGGTAGTAGGGGAGCTAACCTGGAAGCCGACCTTGCCAACGTCGGCAACGGGCCCTACCAGGTCCTAATCGCTGATGCCGGTCCCAGTGCCCGGAAGCGGACATGGCGATCGACCGCTACGAAGCCCAGACCAGTCATTGCGATCCACGCCAGGCTGAGTGCGGGAAGCGGACCTTGCGACTGGCCGTTTCCCTGGCAGGGCGTACGCCGCCACCGCCCGAACATCGTGGCGGAAAATCCGGGTGACTTTGTCAGGGTCGGCCGCGGATGTCGCCGCTACCTGGCGCGGCTGGGCGACCAAATTCCAGCCGGCTCGGTTGCTCAGGCCAGCGGCCAACCACCCGTCCTGCTCCGTCCGAAAGCCGCAGCTAGACTTCGGACACGTAGACATCCGCCGCTTTATGCTGAGAACCACATAATCGCTTTTTATGTTGATTCCGACATACAGGGCGATTATGCTGAAAATCGCATAATGCCGTAATATGCGATTTTTGGCATAGAGGAGGCTGCCGTGTCACCTGCAATCGCTCGATCCTCCAGACAAGTCGGACGGCTCATTCATCGGTTCCGCCAGGAGCAGGGGTACACCCAGACCCAGCTTGCTCACTTGGCAGGTCAGCGTCAGGAAATGATCTCGAAGATCGAAACCGGCCAAGGCGGGGTCAAGCTCGACACGCTTTTTGACGTTCTGGCCGCCCTTCGCCTTGAACTCGTTGTAGAGCCCCGCAGCCAAAGCTCGGCGGCTGACATCGAGGATATCTTCTGATGCCTCGCCGCCGCGCTCACGCTCCTCTCAATGTCCTGATCAACAATCGACTTTGCGGCCGTTTGGAAAAGCAGCCTGGGGGCGCAATTAGCTTTCAGTACGATGGGAGTTGGCTCGACTGGAGATCGGCTTTCCCGATCTCCCTGTCCTTGCCGCTCCAGGAGTCTCCCTGGCGCGGCGAAGCTGTGGTGGCGGTGTTCGACAACCTGCTCCCCGACAACATCTCCGTGAGACGGCAGGTCGCAGAACGCACTGGCGCTGAAGGCGCGGACGCCTACAGCCTCCTTGAACAGATCGGACGAGACTGCGTCGGCGCAATGCAATTCCTGCCTGACGGCGAGGAGGCCGACGTCAGGCAGCCCATCCAGGGCGAGCCGATCAACGATGAGGAGATCGAGCGGCTACTGGCCAATCTGGCGCGGGCGCCCTTGGGGATTGACCCCGAGACCGAGTTTCGGATCTCCGTTGCCGGCGCGCAGGAAAAGACCGCGCTGCTTCGACATGATGGCCAGTGGATGCGACCGATCGGAACGACGCCGACCACCCACATCCTCAAGCCCCAGCTCGGCGAAATTCCGACCTCCTCAGGCGTGATCGACCTTAGCGACAGTGTCGAGAACGAGCATTTCTGTCTCGCCCTGATGGAAAGCTTCGGCTTGCCTGTGGCGCGGACCGAAATCGCGACCTTCGGGAATCGGAAGGTGCTGGTGGTTGAACGGTTTGATCGCGCGCCCCGCGGCGACCGACTACTCCGCCTGCCACAGGAGGACTTCTGCCAAGCGCTGTCGATACCCTCCAGCCGGAAATACCAGAAGGACCACGGGCCAAGCGCCGTAAGCCTCATCACCAGGCTACAGGAAAGCGATGATCCGCTTTCGGACCAGGCCAAGGTCTTCAAGAGCCAAATCATCTTCTGGCTTATCGGCGCCACCGACGGGCATGCAAAAAACTTCAGTCTGTTCCTGCGGCCGGGCGGCCGTTTCGAACTCACTCCCTTCTACGATGTCTTGACCGCCCAGCCGGCGTTCGACGCCAAGCACATCCCGCACAAGCACTTCACCCTGGCGATGTCCGCCGGGGCGAACCCTCACTACAAGATCCTCGACATCCACGGACGTCACTTTGTCGAAACGGCCAAGGCCGCAGGCTTGGGCCCAACACCCATCCGGCGCGTGTTGGACGAGGTTCTCGAGGCGG
It encodes the following:
- a CDS encoding thioredoxin domain-containing protein — its product is MLFRRAAALAVGLLALLLCTPVNAAELGFRDLLRNPGTPLAGASDADVIIVMYADYNCGYCKRMEPVLAAALKTDNHPPERSQRLHVTGTPQHWPQSRLRQQEPLGSRREADSSVGPLPGTSRSRRSALRGHRKDPLAEASGLARCATFRKSAQP
- a CDS encoding type II toxin-antitoxin system ParD family antitoxin, with translation MATMNVSLPDAMKDWVEGRAETGRYSNASDYVRDLIRKDQEREGKVAALRLLIEEGEASGVSALSADDIWANALKRADTRKRDL
- a CDS encoding DUF6036 family nucleotidyltransferase; this translates as MKRQDLDHILRAAGDLTGHTEFVLVGSNAIFAWHDKVPSPMMLSREADLYAADVSDEEAEEIADRLEDIGQLSNFDDTHGYYVDGVGPQTAVLPPEWRARSKKYRSNATNGVTAIVPHPQDIAASKLYAGREKDHDWVSAALQAGFVDAASLAEVIRNWGELAEDRRQHMLQAIVRLRRER
- a CDS encoding cupin domain-containing protein, yielding MGLDASLGRRLGLTRIGIHHVRLPPGRRTSYPHAESAEEEFVFVVQGRPDAWIDGELHPLMPGDSVAFPAGTGICHTFLNNTEEEVRLIVVGEKRKPENRGRYPLNPEVERDSPYAWHDAPARPLGTHDGRARSPCSGQ
- a CDS encoding HAD family hydrolase; its protein translation is MFDADGVFQRPPIDLANQLAHALGVAPHHADTFILELFAAEAMALTGENDVLACAEPVLTRWSIEGGIEPFNHLWHQIDVHSEVLDVVEDLRATGQYCAIASNQQARRARAMSVGLSYREKFDAEFYSCDLGLKKPMGAYFHRVVERCGFEPSRMLFVDDRAANLAAASALGIHTLHFVAEEHAEKGNALRAMIRAFEESL
- a CDS encoding TM0106 family RecB-like putative nuclease, with the protein product MQRIEGVLRLSASDLMRFKGCAHATALDLRRLEVGDLKPDADGDEAELLQKQGDAHEAAFLAKLKAEGQRVAEIAKEGLALEASVAATREALATGANVIFQGAFLGGAWGGYSDFLERVETPSRLGPFSYEVVDTKLKRSPDPKHVLQLALYSDLLAETQGVAPEFAHLELGDGARASIRMSDVSAYARHARGRLEAFLEARPETRPVPVSACGLCRWRSHCQGEWEAADSLNLVAGISRSQVQKLEAVGVATLGALAAHDARVPHLAAETQSRLQVQARLQAARRAGGGPSFELRPPELGKGLSLLPEPNAGDIFYDIEGDPYFPGGLEYLHGVWIHDGGAWRFQAFWAHDRQAEGEAVAGLIAFIVDRLRVYPGAHVYHYANYELAALRRLTAAHRVGEAAMDQLQREGRFVDLFRVVSGGMVASEPGYSIKDLEVFYMEKRAGEVATAGASVVVYERWRETRAPELLEEIRAYNETDCRSTQLLRDWLVASVRPPKMAWRAPAAAPGAGALANVAEEDAEEAALRLRLAPLAARLGPEVGELVADLHGFHKREDKPAWWSIFDRLSGEGEDLIDDLDCLVGLEALGPAEKVNAKSYERIYSYPAQETKLRAGKKPCVRPAAQPASVDLRELDPVARTVRLRRTLEKGALPDRLDLIPPMPIQNAVLRNAIAAVGTALVNAPGTLRAVEDLLARRPPRFVDGPRPGGIATPGVDLPSEVSRAVCDLNSSVIAIQGPPGTGKTYVSALAIVDLVREGRRIAVASNSHKAIGNLLKATVARARDVGVSVRLVQKASDDGDDETDGGIVLVSDNDAPEIGQAQVVGATAWHFARYAEPAFDVLVVDEAGQVSLANLLAMARCARSIVLVGDPMQLPQPLQGVHPGQSGQSCLEYLIGDHRVVPADRGIFMPVSRRMHPRVCRFISETVYQGQLESDDGASAQSLASGPADLLGARLQPVSHVGRAQTSSEEVAAIVEAVGHLTTANYRNREGASRRVGLEDILVVAPYNAQVNALRAALPAAVRVGTVDRFQGQEALVCLVSMTTSSGEELPRDIAFLFSLNRINVAVSRAQAAAIVFASPALLETPCRTIEEMTLVNALCALDAYGRLGR